From a single Loxodonta africana isolate mLoxAfr1 chromosome 9, mLoxAfr1.hap2, whole genome shotgun sequence genomic region:
- the LOC100664162 gene encoding nuclear nucleic acid-binding protein C1D-like, whose amino-acid sequence MASEEINCFYPVEIQKYLSAFKNPLGAVAKILKTKISVPRNELLQKLDPLEQAKVNLVSIYILNLMFCVYLAIPGVNPMGHPVKQELERMRVYVNRVKEITDKKKAGKLDKSATSRFVKKNAPWEPKPKNAANVANKRKS is encoded by the exons ATGGCAAGTGAAGAAATTAA ttgtttttatccagTAGAAATTCAAAAGTATTTGTCAGCGTTCAAGAATCCCCTTGGTGCTGTGGCTAAGATACTGAAGACCAAGATTTCTGTTCCTAGAAATGAGTTGTTGCAGAAGCTGGACCCACTTGAACAAGCAAAAGTGAATTTAGTTTCTATATACATATTAAATTTGATGTTTTGTGTTTATTTGGCAATTCCAGGAGTTAATCCTATGGGACATCCAGTAAAGCAGGAACTGGAAAGAATGAGAGTATACGTGAACAGAGTCAAGGAAATAACAGACAAGAAAAAGGCTGGCAAGCTGGACAAGAGTGCAACTTCaagatttgtaaaaaaaaatgccccatgGGAACCCAAACCTAAAAATGCAGCAAATGTTgccaataaaagaaaaagttaa